In the Elioraea tepida genome, one interval contains:
- a CDS encoding DUF4332 domain-containing protein, with protein sequence MAYRLSRIEGIGPVYVAKLADAGLATTDDLLEAAARPKGRAALAERTGISETLILKWANRADLMRVKGISEEISDLLEAAGVDTVAELKRRRPDHLAAALRAVNERKRLVRRVPGEAQCARFIAAAKALPRVLSY encoded by the coding sequence ATGGCCTACCGCCTGTCACGGATCGAGGGCATCGGGCCCGTCTACGTCGCGAAGCTCGCCGACGCCGGCCTCGCGACGACCGACGACCTGCTTGAGGCGGCGGCACGGCCGAAGGGCCGTGCCGCGCTGGCGGAGAGGACCGGGATCAGCGAGACGCTGATCCTGAAATGGGCCAACCGGGCCGACCTGATGCGCGTCAAGGGCATCTCCGAGGAGATCAGCGACCTCCTCGAGGCGGCGGGAGTCGACACGGTCGCCGAGCTCAAGCGCCGCCGGCCCGACCATCTGGCCGCGGCGCTGCGCGCGGTCAACGAGCGAAAGCGCCTCGTCCGGCGCGTTCCCGGCGAGGCGCAGTGCGCGCGGTTCATCGCGGCCGCGAAGGCCCTACCGCGCGTGCTGAGCTACTGA
- a CDS encoding Bug family tripartite tricarboxylate transporter substrate binding protein, which produces MARSRERRETQQVWEEGMIRTTIALATLVLAAAPAAVQWQPTSPECIAGAAPGGGFDLTCRLTGRMLNELGIVAAPMRTTNMPGGIGAVAMNHIQAQRRADPNVVVAVSTGSWLNFAQGKFGRWTENDVCWVGAIGADFGVIVVRKDSPFRTLGDLVAALKANPASVPMGAGGTVGSQDWMKAALIARAAGVNPRAMRYVAYEGGGQAMAALLGGHIQVFPGDASEVKGQLAAGEVRVLATLSPNRLPGPFAEVPTAKEQGVDVEWAIVRGLYMPPGAPEEAYRFWVEALRKLTAHPAWAAARDGQGLFAYDSLGADFTALAKERVEMMRALSREMGLIQ; this is translated from the coding sequence ATGGCACGATCGCGCGAGCGGCGCGAGACGCAGCAGGTCTGGGAGGAAGGGATGATCCGAACCACCATCGCGCTGGCCACACTCGTCCTTGCCGCCGCACCGGCGGCAGTGCAGTGGCAGCCGACCAGCCCGGAATGCATCGCAGGCGCCGCCCCGGGCGGCGGGTTCGATCTCACCTGCAGGCTGACGGGGCGGATGCTGAACGAGCTCGGCATCGTCGCCGCGCCGATGCGCACCACCAACATGCCGGGGGGGATCGGTGCGGTCGCGATGAACCACATCCAGGCGCAGCGTCGGGCCGACCCGAACGTCGTCGTCGCGGTCTCGACCGGGTCCTGGCTCAACTTCGCCCAGGGCAAGTTTGGGCGCTGGACCGAGAACGACGTATGCTGGGTGGGGGCGATCGGCGCCGATTTCGGCGTCATCGTGGTGCGGAAGGACAGCCCGTTCCGCACGCTCGGCGATCTCGTCGCGGCGCTGAAGGCGAACCCCGCCTCGGTGCCGATGGGGGCGGGCGGGACCGTCGGCAGCCAGGACTGGATGAAGGCGGCGCTGATCGCGCGTGCCGCCGGGGTGAACCCGCGCGCGATGCGTTACGTCGCCTACGAGGGCGGCGGCCAGGCGATGGCCGCTCTGCTCGGCGGCCACATCCAGGTGTTCCCGGGCGATGCCTCCGAAGTGAAGGGGCAGCTCGCCGCCGGGGAGGTGCGCGTGCTCGCGACCCTCTCGCCGAACCGCCTGCCGGGTCCCTTCGCCGAGGTGCCGACCGCGAAGGAGCAGGGGGTCGATGTCGAATGGGCGATCGTGCGCGGGCTTTACATGCCGCCCGGTGCCCCGGAGGAGGCGTATCGGTTCTGGGTCGAGGCGCTCAGGAAGCTCACCGCCCACCCGGCCTGGGCGGCGGCGCGCGACGGCCAGGGCCTGTTCGCCTACGACAGCCTCGGTGCCGACTTCACGGCCCTGGCCAAGGAGCGCGTCGAGATGATGCGCGCTCTCTCGCGGGAGATGGGGCTGATCCAGTAG
- a CDS encoding tripartite tricarboxylate transporter TctB family protein: MRGRTDRVLGLALAALGLAAIWAAQGLEVRFLGDPVGPKPFPTVAGSVLLACGVLVAVRPGPPVAWPSARRLGAIAAAAAALVLYALLMRPLGFVLATALAVALSAMVFGGRPLVSVLFGLGVGAALHALFDRLLEIPLPGGVLGAVVGPVGL; encoded by the coding sequence GTGCGTGGGCGCACCGACCGGGTGCTCGGCCTGGCGCTCGCTGCGCTCGGGCTTGCCGCGATCTGGGCCGCGCAGGGTCTCGAGGTCCGGTTCCTGGGCGACCCGGTCGGGCCGAAGCCCTTCCCGACGGTGGCGGGCTCGGTCCTGCTCGCCTGCGGGGTCCTCGTCGCCGTGCGGCCCGGCCCTCCGGTCGCCTGGCCATCGGCGCGGCGGCTCGGGGCGATCGCCGCCGCCGCAGCGGCGCTCGTCCTCTACGCGCTGCTGATGCGGCCCTTGGGCTTCGTTCTTGCGACTGCTCTCGCCGTCGCGCTCTCGGCGATGGTGTTCGGCGGTCGCCCGCTTGTCTCCGTCCTGTTCGGCCTCGGCGTCGGGGCGGCGCTGCACGCGCTGTTTGATCGTCTGCTCGAGATCCCGCTCCCCGGAGGCGTGCTCGGGGCCGTGGTCGGGCCGGTCGGGCTCTGA
- a CDS encoding tripartite tricarboxylate transporter permease encodes MDAFGLLAAGFATALTPLNLGLAVAGAFVGTVVGALPGIGPVNAIALLLPLVYALKLPATSALILMAATYSGGGYGGRIAAILLNVPGDPSSVMTTLDGHPMARRGEGARALAITAIGSFVGGTGAVVLLTLAAPTIARAGLAFGPAEYVALVALALAAAAGIGGGSAAKALAAGAIGLLLATVGTDSGTGIERFTFGELEFLDGIDFTVVVIGLFAVAEVLELIERRGDAVEAVPEVGRGGLAIADIVTTLPTMLRSALAGFVVGVLPGAGATLATPLAYAIERRLAGPNAGFGKGDIRGVAAPETADNASHAGSMIPMLALGIPGSATTAVMMGALMLYDITPGPLLFRDNAPLVWGLIASMYLANVVLLVLNLPLIRLFVRMLLVPPWVLYPLVIALAFTGVWAVNNSVLDLLLATGFGVAGWAARKAGVPLVPLLLGMVLGRMLEDNLRRAMALSGGDLAILVGSPLASGLWIACVVVLLWPVLAGAVLGRRDRAEV; translated from the coding sequence ATGGACGCGTTCGGGCTTCTCGCCGCCGGCTTCGCGACCGCTCTGACGCCGCTCAACCTCGGTCTCGCGGTTGCCGGCGCCTTCGTCGGCACGGTGGTGGGCGCCCTGCCGGGGATCGGCCCGGTGAACGCGATCGCCCTCCTGCTGCCGCTCGTCTACGCGCTCAAGCTTCCCGCGACCTCGGCGCTGATCCTGATGGCCGCCACGTATTCCGGCGGCGGCTATGGCGGTCGGATCGCGGCGATCCTCCTCAACGTGCCGGGCGACCCCTCGAGCGTGATGACCACACTCGACGGCCACCCGATGGCGCGTCGCGGCGAGGGGGCGCGCGCACTTGCCATCACCGCGATCGGCTCCTTCGTCGGCGGCACAGGCGCGGTGGTGCTGCTGACGCTCGCCGCGCCGACGATCGCGCGCGCGGGCCTCGCCTTCGGGCCGGCCGAGTATGTCGCCCTCGTCGCGCTCGCGCTTGCGGCCGCCGCCGGGATCGGCGGCGGGTCGGCGGCGAAGGCCCTGGCTGCCGGGGCGATCGGCCTCCTGCTTGCGACCGTCGGCACCGACAGCGGCACAGGGATCGAGCGCTTCACCTTCGGCGAGCTCGAGTTCCTCGACGGGATCGACTTCACCGTGGTGGTGATCGGCCTGTTCGCGGTCGCCGAAGTGCTCGAACTGATCGAACGCCGCGGCGACGCGGTCGAGGCGGTGCCGGAGGTCGGGCGGGGCGGCCTTGCTATCGCCGACATCGTGACGACCCTGCCGACGATGCTCCGAAGCGCGCTTGCGGGCTTCGTCGTCGGCGTGCTGCCGGGAGCGGGAGCCACGCTCGCGACCCCGCTCGCCTATGCAATCGAGCGTCGCCTCGCCGGGCCGAACGCCGGCTTCGGCAAGGGCGACATCCGCGGGGTCGCCGCGCCGGAGACGGCCGACAACGCCTCGCATGCAGGCTCGATGATCCCGATGCTGGCCCTCGGCATCCCCGGGTCGGCGACGACCGCGGTGATGATGGGGGCGCTGATGCTCTACGACATCACGCCCGGGCCGTTGCTGTTCCGTGACAATGCGCCGCTGGTCTGGGGGCTGATCGCCTCGATGTATCTCGCCAACGTCGTTCTGCTTGTGCTGAACCTGCCGCTGATCCGCCTGTTCGTGCGGATGCTCCTGGTCCCCCCTTGGGTGCTCTACCCGCTCGTGATCGCGCTCGCCTTCACCGGCGTGTGGGCGGTGAACAATTCGGTGCTCGACCTGCTGCTCGCCACCGGCTTCGGCGTCGCCGGCTGGGCGGCGCGCAAGGCGGGCGTTCCGCTCGTGCCGCTCCTGCTCGGGATGGTGCTCGGGCGGATGCTCGAGGACAATCTTCGCCGCGCCATGGCGCTCTCGGGCGGCGACCTCGCGATCCTGGTGGGGAGCCCGCTCGCGTCGGGGCTCTGGATCGCGTGCGTCGTCGTGCTGCTGTGGCCGGTGCTTGCCGGTGCGGTGCTCGGGCGCCGCGATCGGGCGGAGGTGTGA
- a CDS encoding amino acid ABC transporter ATP-binding protein, producing MQQTAPLTPANDHAAELVNAKVMIELDRVNKWFGPLHVLRDVSLAVKERERVVVCGPSGSGKSTMIRCINRLEQHQEGRIVVDGIELTDDLRNIDAIRREVGMVFQSFNLFPHLTILENLTLAPIWVRKMPKKEAEELAMTYLARVKIPEQAHKYPGQLSGGQQQRVAIARALCMRPKIMLFDEPTSALDPEMIKEVLDVMVELAESGMTMVVVTHEMGFARQVADRVVFMDRGEVIEVAPPTEFFGNPRSERLKLFLSQILRGH from the coding sequence ATGCAGCAGACGGCGCCCCTGACACCGGCGAACGATCACGCCGCAGAGCTCGTCAACGCCAAGGTGATGATCGAGCTCGATCGGGTGAACAAATGGTTCGGCCCGCTGCACGTGCTGCGCGACGTAAGCCTCGCTGTGAAGGAGCGCGAGCGCGTCGTCGTCTGCGGCCCTTCGGGCTCCGGCAAGTCCACCATGATCCGCTGCATCAACCGGCTCGAGCAGCACCAGGAGGGAAGGATCGTCGTCGACGGGATCGAACTGACCGACGACCTGCGCAACATCGACGCCATACGCCGCGAGGTCGGCATGGTGTTCCAGTCCTTCAACCTGTTTCCGCATCTGACCATCCTCGAGAACCTCACGCTTGCGCCGATCTGGGTGCGCAAGATGCCGAAGAAGGAGGCCGAGGAGCTCGCGATGACCTATCTCGCCCGGGTGAAGATTCCCGAACAGGCGCACAAGTATCCGGGCCAGCTCTCGGGCGGGCAGCAGCAGCGCGTGGCGATCGCCCGCGCCCTCTGCATGCGACCGAAGATCATGCTGTTCGACGAGCCGACCTCGGCGCTCGACCCGGAGATGATCAAGGAGGTGCTCGACGTGATGGTCGAGCTCGCCGAGAGCGGCATGACGATGGTCGTGGTCACGCACGAGATGGGCTTCGCCCGCCAGGTGGCCGACCGCGTGGTGTTCATGGACCGCGGCGAGGTGATCGAGGTTGCGCCGCCGACCGAGTTCTTCGGCAACCCGCGGTCGGAGCGCCTGAAGCTGTTCCTGAGCCAGATCCTGCGCGGGCATTGA
- a CDS encoding amino acid ABC transporter permease: MTPPPAEAAAIPAGASLPPSRERAAPRLSTGPIGWLRANLFRSWASTAVTLVLAYLVIRWTFAFFEWAVLNAVWSVPGTGQNVDTSACRALQGAGACWALIAEKYRFILFGLYPFDQQWRPAICVAIFIGLYVVSAMRRFWRRELLLIWLAALAVIGTLMWGGVFGLPYVPQERWGGLIITLILSTFGIAFAFPLSILVALGRRANNLPAVKALCVVYIELIRGVPLISLLFMASVMFPLFLPEGMNIDKLLRAQIAIILFAAAYLAEVVRGGLQALPRGQYEAAEALGLTYWQKTGLIILPQALRMVIPPLVNTFIGMFKDTSLVLIIGIFDLLNTAKASIIEPAWQGFGTEAYLTVAAIYFVFCFAMSSYSAGLEEEFNRHRRR, translated from the coding sequence ATGACCCCGCCTCCGGCAGAGGCAGCGGCGATCCCAGCCGGTGCGAGCCTTCCCCCCTCCCGAGAGCGCGCAGCACCACGCCTGAGCACGGGGCCGATCGGCTGGCTTCGCGCGAACCTGTTCCGTTCCTGGGCGTCGACGGCGGTCACGCTCGTGCTCGCCTATCTCGTGATCCGCTGGACCTTCGCCTTCTTCGAGTGGGCCGTCCTGAACGCCGTGTGGTCGGTTCCGGGAACGGGGCAGAACGTCGACACCTCCGCCTGCCGGGCGTTGCAGGGGGCGGGCGCGTGCTGGGCGCTGATCGCCGAGAAGTATCGGTTCATCCTGTTCGGCCTCTACCCGTTCGACCAGCAGTGGCGGCCGGCGATCTGTGTCGCGATCTTCATCGGCCTCTACGTCGTGTCGGCGATGCGCCGGTTCTGGCGGCGCGAGCTCCTCCTGATCTGGCTCGCTGCGCTTGCCGTGATCGGCACCCTGATGTGGGGCGGGGTGTTCGGCCTGCCCTATGTGCCGCAGGAGCGCTGGGGCGGGCTGATCATCACCCTGATCCTTTCGACCTTCGGCATCGCCTTCGCCTTCCCGCTCTCCATCCTCGTCGCACTCGGGCGTCGGGCGAACAACCTGCCGGCGGTCAAGGCGCTCTGCGTCGTCTACATCGAGCTCATTCGCGGCGTGCCGCTGATCAGCCTCCTGTTCATGGCGTCCGTGATGTTCCCGCTCTTCCTGCCGGAGGGGATGAACATCGACAAGCTCCTGCGCGCCCAGATTGCGATCATCCTGTTCGCGGCGGCCTATCTCGCCGAAGTGGTGCGCGGCGGGCTGCAGGCCCTGCCGCGCGGGCAGTACGAGGCGGCGGAGGCGCTCGGCCTCACCTATTGGCAGAAGACCGGGCTGATCATCCTCCCCCAGGCGCTTCGGATGGTGATCCCCCCCCTGGTCAACACCTTCATCGGCATGTTCAAGGATACCTCTCTCGTGCTGATCATCGGCATCTTCGACCTGCTCAACACCGCCAAGGCCTCGATCATCGAGCCTGCCTGGCAGGGCTTCGGGACGGAGGCCTATCTCACCGTCGCGGCGATCTACTTCGTGTTCTGCTTCGCGATGTCGAGCTACTCGGCCGGTCTCGAGGAGGAGTTCAACCGCCACCGCCGGCGCTGA